The Megachile rotundata isolate GNS110a chromosome 4, iyMegRotu1, whole genome shotgun sequence region TTTACAATACGTAGTAATATACGATAGTATTAGATAACGTTTAATATCGCGAGAAAGATTTCcacgtttctttcttcttttaggATCGGAATGCCGGAAGTGTACTACGAGGAAATCATGAGTGAAATTAATGGGTGCGTTAGATATCGAATAAATTTTAGAACACGATTTCTTTCTTAAATTCaactatatttttcaatattttcgacAGAGTTTTATTACCTGGTGGTGGGGCAGCGTTTAATCGAGCCAATGGATATGGGGCAGCTGGGAACCATATTTAtaagtaacaaaattaatatgcaCATTAGGGAATGATATATCTTCAATCTTTCCGATTGCAGGATCGCAACGAGGATGAATAAAAACGACGAGTACTTTCCAATTTTAGGTATATGTTTGggatttgaatttttaacgTACGTTGCTGCGAAGGGTAACGACCCTAGGATACCGTGCAGTAGCAGTAGTCAACCGCTTCAGCTTGAATTCGAACCAGGTAATCGTGTAACTCGAATTCAACGTTAAATGTTCCCTTGTTACCGAGTGTTTTTATTCTTGCTCTCGTTTACATTTTAGGTTTTAATAATAGCAGACTGTTCGGAAACGCTCCCAAGGATATTCTAGAAATACTAGAAAACGAAAAAGTGACTGCTAATTTTCACCGTCAGTGCGTGACGAAACAGGTACATCTCATTCGTTGAATATCTATTTAAAAGTCATGTACGCTTTTCTGTATAAGTAACGAAGCGATGTATTATAGGGCTTAAAAACAGCTTCCATAAACAACGTATTTCGGGTATTATCTGTAAACAGTGACACAAACGGTATTTCGTTCATTTCATCGTTGGAACACGTTACTTTTCCCTTTTACGGGTTACAATTTCATCCCGAGAAAAATTTATACGAATGGGTAACCGGCAAACGTATTCCACACGGAGATCACCCGACTCAATCTTCGCGATACTTTGCCGAATTTTTCGTTAACGAAGGTATGTACACGCAAACTGTCGGTGAAAATATAGGACCAGTTATCGAATAACTAATTAACGTTTCTACGCAGCACGCAAGAGCGCTCACAGATTTGCCAACAAGGAAAGAGAGCAATCGCTTTTGATCTATAACTACGAACCAACTTATACAGGACGGAATTCCTCGTTTGAGcaaatttatttgtttgctTTAACGTATGGTTTAACCTATTAAGATAATCTTTATATTCCGTTTCGTTATACGAGATGTTGGGAAAtaggtaaaatataaattagaacgtttgaaattgaattctgaatttctgaatcagAGTTCTTGTGTCTGAAATTGCtgggttcccaaattccaagccgTCGGTGTTCATAATCTATCCTGAAATTGTTAAACCTCGATAAATAGCTAGCAGCTACATTATCTTGAGAAAGTCAGATTTGTCGTTGACTGTACTTACATAGGTGACTGGTATGAAAATCCCAGCAGTGAACACGGGGTCGCGGGACGACAGCTGCTAACtcgtaaacaaataaaattgacgGGACACCGTGGTGGGACTGTGGTTGAAAATTATCGTCAGCTCGTACAGCCAGCCAACCAGCCAGCGGTAATTTAATTTCAGATCAAAGATCTAGCGGAGTCTCGGAGGAAGAAGCTGGCTTCCAAAGCGTACAACGTTGCTCGTGGCCAGAAAGAGTCCTTGTAAAATTATGTACCTGTCCATTAGGCCAGACACTTAACTCAGCCTTCTATACACACGCATAATTTCCATGCAACTCGCACCCCTCGCGGTTACCCGACCAACGGCGCAATAATTTCATTCAAGATCAGCTTTCTTATTTCCGTTCGAGGGATAACTTGTTCGTTTCGATGAATTTCCTTTGCTCGACGCTACAGAATGTTCTACGAGGCTCGTACGTCGATTGCTTCCGTTGCGATTCCCCTAACTTTGTTTCACATTCTGCGAGGAAAGACTATAATCGAGTAAGCTTCGATCATAAAATTCAACTGCCTCGTTTTTGCAATGACATCCTGTCAGATAATCTCGCTTATTAAGCTTCGAACTCATATGCTATACTTTCGGGCCATCGAATCGCATCATACTTTAGACTTTTCCAAATTATTCGTTTCAATGACGAGCGCACTTACGGACACCAgtaatttataaacattataCTCGTCCGGTAATCGAGAAGAGTTAACAGTTAACGTTAAAATGGTCGAAGCTATAAAAAAAGGGCTCgaaatttcttatttaattttcaatccgCGCTTACTGATCTTTTCGATTCCTTTCGACTTTAAAGCGATTTCGTTCGAAGCCTCGACCGGCATAACCAGATTATCGTAGACTCGGTTGCAACGTAAATTTCCTTCAGATAAGAACACGGCGATGTCCTCGAGTAGACCGGTGACATTTCGGCGTCGATTCGTTCGTTTACTCTCGATTCGTTAATGGAAAGCGATAACACGACGAATGAGCGGTTCGCATCCTTGTTCTAGCCGGAATCCGCAAGGATGTGCTCGATGGCGTGAATGTAACTGTACCGCGATCAACGCCGTTCCACATAACAACGTTCGAGAGCTCGTCGAGTTCCGATGGTAGGCAAGATAGCTCTTTGCTGATCGTTTTGTCGACTGTGACCAGGTCCGCGATTAGGTCCGTAGTCCGTTGGCTGCAATTGGTACCACCTACCAAGCCGAGGATGCATTGCCGTGTACACGAAGAACACGTTGCtctcgtattttttttctggcCAGATAAAAGCTTGGTCAGCAATCGAGTCTCGGACATGGACACGTTTTCGATTCTACCCTTCTACTCTCTTCCCTGCGGTCACGACCGATTAATCTTCGGTTATTTCGGATCGGCGAACACGACCTGCAGCTACCGGACATTCTCTTCGACGCTTCTCTTCTTCAcggtttcaattattttcacgaTTTCTTCGAGTTGCTCGCGTTAGTTCGTCACGGATCGCGAACAAAACATTTCGTTTCTACAGAATATTTTCGATAACtttcttgaaaataatatgCGAGGAAATTTTGAACGTGACCGATGGAGTATGCTCGTAATCGGAACATCGCGAAAGAAGCGTAACGAGCAGACCCAGATTCGCGCGCACACGCATGTAAATTCAAGGCCATCGAGCTGGCGCGGCGTCTATCGAAACTCGAGCGTGCATGTTCCGATCGATATCGGACGTCCGATTTCGATGGCCTCGATAAATCGTTTACGGTTGTTACGATAACGGTTACGAGGATTGTCGAGCGACCGTCTTGAAGTTTGATcgcgttcaaatattttttcaacgtACCTAGTTTCGATGACACGCGTATGTATTTGTAGCGCGAATGCTTACAGTTGGAACTAACAGACGGAATAATATTTGATCGAATCGAGAGCGAAACGTTAGCGCGGATTTAGTCCCATTCCAGTGGGAATCGATGGCGTTTGCTCGTAAGCGAAAAGACGAACGACGCGCGTTAATTGGAGCAGCACGAGACGGGGGTCAATGTAATGGAATCTCGGGGTTGGGAACGCGACGATGGACACCGTATAAATTACAGACAGAGTACGGTCGTTCTTCTGGCTCCCATTAAAGTTGCAAACGATAATGGGCATCTCGTTACGCGTCATAGAAGATTGCCCTTACTACGTGGCTCGTTACGCTTAATCGAACAGAAAAAATTGTCGAGAAACATCAAGGTTGTGGATGAAATTACGGGGTAGTGAATTTTCTGTTCGaatatttttatcgagtcgatTCGAATCTGGACAACTCCGTACCCCAGGGTAGTTACGACTCCATTCTCGAATCGCTTTTGTTACGCGAATAACGGGTTGCGATATTAACAGAAATTTATTGCCTTTGCGATAATTGTCGTTATCAAGGTCGTCAGACAACGAAAACGAAGCCACAGATATCACCGATCGAAAAAGAAGCGATTGCGAGTAAATTCTCCGATGCTCTAATTCGATTCGGATCTCGCGGTTGTCCGCATTCCAGTGGCCACTCTTTTCTTTGCCCGTATACTACTAAATGCTGACCACGAATTTCCGGATCGGCGGCCACGAGGCGTGTCTCTTTCATCCAGGCGTGAAGCGGCAGCACAGAACGAAAAAATGGACCGCGACGAAGAGGAGAGAGAAAACGGCCTTAGAATCTTGTAGGATTTAGCTCCGATGGACCGCGTAATCACGACATTCTTCGATTACATAGGGAAACGTCTTACCCGTACCCCGTGTAGATACGAAGAATTCGGCGAATTTCCATGATCGATTTTTAATCGGAAACCCATCCATAGAAAGGGCGGAGCTATCAAAGAAAACTTGCCGATTCGCGGGACGTTAATTTGGCATAACTATGCGCGATTACGTTATCCACGAGCTGGAGGGATATCGTCGACTTGGCTGAAGGACCAGTTGTCGGATATTAAATCACGCGATGTCGTAATCCGTACAGATGCATCTGTTAGTGGCATCTACATCCGTTGAACAGCGTCGATAGCCACGCGACAGTGTTCTCGACTGGTTTCGCGGGAATTCTACTGGTATCTTGATCCACGAAACCACGAGACAAGCAAGGAAGCAGTCGTCGCCTTTGGTGTTTGGTGACAGCAACGGTACATCCTGCCCACGAGCTTCGTTACGCTACACGAAGGCGACGACGAATAGATCGAGTCCACCGCCACCTCGAGCAGATCCACTCGCTCGACGAATCGAGCACGATCCGAAGAACCGCCTTAATTTTCCGCGAATTTATTTCCACCTGGTAACCTAAGCGGCTACACAACGCGAGAACGTTCGAAGATGCATGAAAATAGTTTGCTCGAAGGATTAAGATGTCGAAGCTTACAAAAAATGCGTCGCGATGAATCGTTGCGTTGGCTTCTCTATTAAAAATCGAAGAGGCCAAAAGTCTCGAAAAGAAACAACAGGAGGTTTAATAAGCATTGTCAGAGAAGATTTTTTTCTCGATTGCAGGGAGAACAAAGCGATCGAACAAGATACGAGGAAGAAACTCGATGCAACGTACAAGTAAAAGCCCCCACTCGCGTCttgttctttttcttcttctcgcTCTTGTTCCACGTGGTTCTCCGCGGTAATAGCCATCCACGTACCGGAAGGTCGACCGGGTAATGTCTCATAAATTGCCAGAGATTAATCCGACTTGCATACGCGTGTACGAGCATATGTCGACTCCAGGGTCCATGACCAGGAGTCAGGTGCAACGAGAACGGGTCTTTGTAAATCTCTGTGGTTCGAGGTTGTCTCTAACGAGGGAACTCGTAAACTTGGACGAGTATTTACTCGACCAAATTTTGACTAAAGCAAGTTTaaactctttcgaatattctgCATACGGTAAATTCTTTAACGAAAGCGTTGTAAAATAAGTTAAAGTTGTTTAAACAAAGAAATCGTAACGCAGAGGAAGAGAGGAATTATCAAGTATTTCGGAACACAAAGAAACGAGTAGCGGTATCGTTGGTTGGTTCAGCTGGTTTCTGTGTCAGTTTTCGGTGGTCTGACCAGATTCTTCCGGCCTATGCACGCACGACCATGAATTCCCCACGATTCCAGTACATTAACCACGATGAACGCGTATTCCCTCCAAGTTTATAGTCAGACCAGCCATCATCTCCCACCGTGTGCAACCGTCATCTTCGCTAATGCTGGCAAAAGGAAGAAAACTCGGAGGAGCAGCGGATGCGCGATGCATAGTGGCGAGGAAACGACgacgaaaaagaagaaatcaCGATCTGATGCAGATCTTATTAGCGAGTACCGTTCGTTGCTGGCGTTGGTGTTGTTGCTCACAGGAAATTGACCGAACATACTTTGCGTTTCGCGAATATTTCAACGCTGCTTAGGAACTGCCAAAATCGTGTCTTAACCATGCCGTATCGTTAATCAAAGGAGGAATAGTTTTAGTTTTGTACCTTTTAAGCGAGCTTGGAAATTCCTGCGTACCGTCTATGGAACTCGAAACGGATTAGTTCTCTCTAGGGTGTCCCGAA contains the following coding sequences:
- the LOC100881738 gene encoding gamma-glutamyl hydrolase-like; protein product: MSSTILTCIVFSFITLYCTTVTGRHIHKSAENNRPIIGILTQELSYSQKAKYGSHYDSYIAASYVKFVEGAGARAIPIWIGMPEVYYEEIMSEINGVLLPGGGAAFNRANGYGAAGNHIYKIATRMNKNDEYFPILGICLGFEFLTYVAAKGNDPRIPCSSSSQPLQLEFEPGFNNSRLFGNAPKDILEILENEKVTANFHRQCVTKQGLKTASINNVFRVLSVNSDTNGISFISSLEHVTFPFYGLQFHPEKNLYEWVTGKRIPHGDHPTQSSRYFAEFFVNEARKSAHRFANKEREQSLLIYNYEPTYTGRNSSFEQIYLFALTYGLTY